The DNA region ATCAATCCCCCAACGCTGCTGGAGCAGGCGCAGACCGTTTGCTTTGTGTACGCCGGGAATAATGAGATCGATACTGCCATAGCCGGTATGTACGGGCACCATGATATCGCCAATGGCCTCATGTAGCGCTTGCTGAACTTCCGGGATCCGGTCGTCAGAGATGTTGAGGCCAAATTTGAAAAACACATCATTGATATTGTCGAAGTCATCCACGAACTCGAGGCGGTGATAGTACATACCCGCGGTGGCTTTCATCTCGTCGTTGTACGTTTTCAGGGTATACGCACTGTTCTTACCGCAGGCGATGATTTCAACATCGGCGCGGGTCAACAGATGATCGACAATGGCGGTAAAATCGGACTTCGCCAGATCGCCATTGAAGATATCCTGACCTTCGCTCACCACCCAACCGCCGTTTTCGGCGACAAAGGCGATCTCATGGGCTATCTCGGGAAAGAAAGAGATGAGCTGGTAATACTGGTTGCCGCTGGCGACCGCAAAGCGAATACCCTGCGTTTTCATCTGCTGATACTGCGCCAGAAAACGTTCGCGATTATAGGTCTTTTGATCGCTCAGAAAGGTGCCATCCATATCGACTGCAATTAACTTAATACCCATTTATCCCTTCTCCATCGCAGTTTGCGTAGTTGAATTTGGTTTGGCGACGGCTCTGGCGACAACGGCAGCCAGCAGCACCAGCGCCAGCACCACCAGCATGGCGCTACGTAAACCGTAGTGCTCGCCGAGGTAGCCCAGCAGCGGAGGGCCAACGAGAAATGCCAGATAGCCGGTGGTTGCCACAACGCTGACGCGCGTCGGCGCATCCGGCCCCGTGTCGCTGGCCGCTGAAATCGTTAACGGGAAGCCGAGCGATGCCCCCAGGCCCCACAGTACTACGGAAACGCCCGCCACCCAGGCGCTGTCGACGAAAATAATCAGACCGATGCCAAGCGCACCCATCAGGGCGCTGGCGCGCACCACCGCCACGCGACTGTAGCGGTCAATAAACCAGCCGCCGGTAAAGCGCCCGACGGTCATCCCGAGCGTGAAGCCCGCGTAAATCAGTGAACCTGAGGTGGGGCTGAACCCGTGACCGTCCACCATCAACAGCGGTAACCAGTCGTTGGCGGAGCCTTCAGCAAACGCCATCGCCAGCACCACAACGCCAATCAGCAGCAACTGAATATCGCGCCAGAAGGGAACGCCTTTTTCCTGGTGATGAGAACCGTCGCTGGCGTTTTTGCCTGTCCCGTCGGGAATGGCTTTGATCGCAATAAAAACCGGCGCAATCGCCACCAGAGAGGCCAGCACAATATGAGTGGTTGCCGCGACGCCAAATGCCGTCAGCGCCATTCCGACGCCCGCGCCCGCCAGCGTGCCGAAGCTGTAAAATCCATGCATCATCGGCAGCACGGTTTTGTTCATCTCACATTCGACGGCCGCCCCTTCAATATTAATCGCCACTTCCGCAGAGCCAAAACTGGCGCCGAACACGCCTAAACCCAGCGCAAACAACAGCGGTGAGGTCAACCATAGCGCCAGACTCAACACCAGCATCCCCACAATCGCGCAGGACATGGTGGTGCGAATCACTTTTCGCGT from Citrobacter amalonaticus Y19 includes:
- a CDS encoding Cof-type HAD-IIB family hydrolase; this encodes MGIKLIAVDMDGTFLSDQKTYNRERFLAQYQQMKTQGIRFAVASGNQYYQLISFFPEIAHEIAFVAENGGWVVSEGQDIFNGDLAKSDFTAIVDHLLTRADVEIIACGKNSAYTLKTYNDEMKATAGMYYHRLEFVDDFDNINDVFFKFGLNISDDRIPEVQQALHEAIGDIMVPVHTGYGSIDLIIPGVHKANGLRLLQQRWGIDDNDVVVFGDGGNDLEMLRQAGFSFAMENAADVVAKAAKYRAGSNNKEGVLDIIDCVLNNEAPFN
- a CDS encoding MFS transporter; the protein is MTVIASRKALQRRTWALFMFFFLPGLLMASWATRTPAIRDTLSVSTAEMGAVLFGLSIGSMSGILCSAWLVKRFGTRKVIRTTMSCAIVGMLVLSLALWLTSPLLFALGLGVFGASFGSAEVAINIEGAAVECEMNKTVLPMMHGFYSFGTLAGAGVGMALTAFGVAATTHIVLASLVAIAPVFIAIKAIPDGTGKNASDGSHHQEKGVPFWRDIQLLLIGVVVLAMAFAEGSANDWLPLLMVDGHGFSPTSGSLIYAGFTLGMTVGRFTGGWFIDRYSRVAVVRASALMGALGIGLIIFVDSAWVAGVSVVLWGLGASLGFPLTISAASDTGPDAPTRVSVVATTGYLAFLVGPPLLGYLGEHYGLRSAMLVVLALVLLAAVVARAVAKPNSTTQTAMEKG